A region of Myxococcus stipitatus DSM 14675 DNA encodes the following proteins:
- a CDS encoding M4 family metallopeptidase — MTRTWKKGLMGACLAMLGAACGDAPVDPAPPLDSSAHALSSSGDLEVVHAGKDGTPTFIRGQLGRLSPSLTARGAPYALRTLAPRFGLRAEELTVRSSRTDDQGTTHVRYDQTHHGVRVIGGELVVHVDRAGQVYAANGSARGARESASLMRLPLAAVKRAALEGLEQVSVRGEPRFVYFLEPEGLLASAYEVTRVGIREGDPVRDLVYVDAASGRVLDVRPQIHAGMNRRVHSANGSWVTPGTLRRAEGSSPTWDAHIDRNFDHIGTTYDCFETIFGRDSFDDRGASITSTVHYGDGYVNAYWDGSQIVFGDGDGYNSIELGLDLDVVSHEIAHAVTQYESGLVYRSESGALNESLSDMAAALCESWSRGGAVDADVWKIGEDVWTPHVAGDALRYMDSPTRDGSSRDYYPERYTGSSDNGGVHWNSGIPNLVFKLLVTGGPHPRGKTGTWVNGIGMNRAAQTFYFAATNYFTSTTTMSQAKAYTIQAAQDRYDATVVNAVRDAWNAAGVP, encoded by the coding sequence GTGACTCGGACTTGGAAGAAGGGATTGATGGGAGCGTGCTTGGCCATGCTGGGCGCCGCCTGTGGCGATGCACCCGTGGACCCGGCCCCGCCCCTGGACAGCTCGGCGCACGCACTGTCCTCCTCGGGAGACCTCGAAGTCGTCCACGCCGGGAAGGACGGCACCCCCACCTTCATCCGGGGACAGCTGGGGCGGCTGAGCCCGTCGCTGACGGCGCGAGGAGCCCCGTACGCGCTGCGCACGCTGGCCCCCCGGTTCGGCCTGCGCGCGGAGGAGCTGACGGTGCGCTCCAGCCGCACGGATGACCAGGGCACCACCCACGTACGCTACGACCAGACCCACCACGGCGTGCGTGTCATTGGCGGAGAGCTGGTGGTCCACGTCGACCGCGCGGGACAGGTCTACGCGGCCAACGGCTCCGCGCGAGGCGCTCGCGAGTCCGCGTCCCTGATGCGGCTTCCCCTGGCCGCCGTGAAGCGCGCGGCGCTGGAGGGGCTGGAGCAGGTCTCCGTCCGCGGCGAGCCGCGCTTCGTCTACTTCCTCGAACCCGAGGGCCTCCTCGCCTCCGCCTACGAGGTGACCCGCGTGGGCATCCGCGAGGGAGACCCCGTGCGGGACCTGGTCTACGTGGACGCCGCGTCGGGCCGGGTGCTCGACGTGCGACCGCAAATCCACGCGGGGATGAACCGCCGGGTCCACTCGGCCAATGGGAGCTGGGTGACGCCCGGCACCCTGCGGCGCGCCGAGGGCTCCAGCCCCACGTGGGACGCGCACATCGACCGGAACTTCGACCACATCGGCACGACGTATGACTGCTTCGAGACCATCTTCGGCCGCGACTCGTTCGACGACCGGGGCGCCTCCATCACCAGCACCGTCCACTACGGCGACGGGTACGTCAACGCGTACTGGGATGGCTCGCAAATCGTGTTCGGGGATGGCGACGGCTACAACTCCATCGAGCTGGGCCTGGACCTGGACGTCGTGTCCCACGAGATTGCCCACGCCGTGACGCAGTACGAGTCGGGGCTCGTGTATCGCAGCGAGTCCGGCGCGCTGAACGAGAGCCTGTCCGACATGGCCGCCGCCCTCTGCGAGAGCTGGTCTCGCGGCGGAGCGGTGGACGCGGACGTCTGGAAGATTGGCGAGGACGTCTGGACGCCCCACGTCGCCGGAGATGCGCTGCGCTACATGGACAGCCCCACGCGGGATGGCTCGTCTCGGGACTACTACCCGGAGCGCTACACGGGCTCGTCCGACAACGGCGGCGTGCACTGGAACTCCGGCATCCCGAACCTGGTCTTCAAGCTGCTCGTGACGGGCGGCCCGCACCCTCGCGGCAAGACGGGCACGTGGGTGAATGGCATCGGCATGAACCGCGCGGCGCAGACCTTCTACTTCGCCGCGACGAACTACTTCACGTCGACGACCACCATGTCCCAGGCCAAGGCGTACACGATTCAGGCCGCGCAGGACCGGTACGACGCGACGGTCGTGAACGCGGTGCGTGATGCCTGGAACGCCGCGGGCGTGCCGTAG
- a CDS encoding PilZ domain-containing protein, with amino-acid sequence MQARGDLKRWQARPRAGLHRGAPQQGVSVCPSTPHIHPARHVTPLTSPHPTGSVRYPSLRQRNHSDAPRDTVTPAPSSLRITNPPSAPAEWTSLEVTMHCELCLSEHAADARCPHPPHRHRPSSHHHGTTQPHGQVHLSSNPWNLRVHRPQGLHTHGVDIDRGGLFLSCEEPFPPLFTRLELTLHLAGEDFSCTGEVVRHVDAAHARTWGSTSGIGVQLLPAPPRLRELLSRARAAPLTSP; translated from the coding sequence ATGCAAGCGCGAGGCGACCTCAAACGCTGGCAAGCGAGGCCACGAGCAGGGCTCCACCGTGGAGCCCCTCAACAGGGTGTCTCTGTCTGCCCCAGTACGCCACACATCCACCCAGCCCGACACGTCACACCGCTGACGAGCCCACACCCCACAGGCTCTGTGCGCTATCCATCACTCCGCCAGCGCAATCACAGTGACGCACCGCGAGACACCGTCACACCAGCACCCTCAAGCCTTAGAATCACGAATCCACCCTCCGCCCCCGCGGAGTGGACCTCGCTCGAGGTGACCATGCACTGCGAGCTCTGCCTCTCGGAACACGCCGCCGATGCGCGGTGCCCTCATCCTCCCCACAGGCACCGCCCCTCCTCCCACCATCACGGCACCACCCAGCCCCACGGACAGGTCCACCTCTCCTCCAACCCGTGGAACCTCCGCGTCCATCGCCCCCAGGGCCTCCACACCCACGGCGTGGACATCGACCGGGGTGGCCTCTTCCTCAGCTGCGAGGAACCCTTCCCTCCCCTCTTCACCCGCCTGGAGCTCACGCTCCACCTCGCCGGAGAGGACTTCTCCTGCACCGGCGAAGTCGTGCGCCACGTCGACGCCGCACACGCTCGCACCTGGGGCAGCACCTCCGGCATCGGCGTCCAGCTCCTCCCCGCCCCTCCCCGCCTCCGCGAGCTCCTCTCCCGCGCCCGCGCCGCTCCCCTCACTTCACCGTGA
- a CDS encoding Hint domain-containing protein, with protein MKSVFITTAVFLFCLSPSAHAQLSTRCFQDDQLTTVELARGRNAWARKCGLISVAREAYLNSENEYQVFTNGCHSFPAVPEGSSCTFFVPAEEAAACVGNLNKLGTCVAGCITPSQKVAFGGRMLPVPEAYASGLHTVSALSADSEVGLLRFGEQSIRSFVAGDTQEDIFTLETQEGRRLEVTAEHPMVLDDGTMVKARTLKPGDTLMGADGAKLHLTRVTVFHFKGQVWNVRPESHVKLENVMNAEGFLTGSVRFQNEWAQDDYRLSLRDDVDVGGL; from the coding sequence ATGAAGTCTGTCTTCATCACCACCGCTGTCTTCCTCTTCTGTCTCTCCCCTTCCGCCCACGCGCAGCTCTCCACGCGCTGCTTCCAGGATGACCAGCTCACCACGGTGGAGCTGGCGCGGGGCCGCAACGCCTGGGCGCGCAAGTGCGGCCTCATCAGCGTCGCGCGCGAGGCGTACCTGAACTCGGAGAACGAGTATCAGGTGTTCACCAATGGCTGCCATTCGTTCCCGGCCGTGCCGGAGGGCTCCTCCTGCACCTTCTTCGTCCCCGCCGAGGAGGCCGCCGCGTGCGTGGGCAACCTCAACAAGCTGGGCACCTGCGTCGCGGGCTGCATCACCCCGTCGCAGAAGGTGGCGTTCGGCGGCCGGATGCTGCCGGTTCCGGAGGCGTATGCGTCCGGGCTCCACACGGTGTCGGCGCTGAGCGCGGACTCGGAGGTGGGCCTGCTGCGCTTCGGCGAGCAGAGCATCCGCAGCTTCGTGGCGGGTGACACGCAGGAGGACATCTTCACGCTGGAGACGCAGGAGGGCCGCCGCCTGGAGGTGACGGCGGAGCACCCCATGGTCCTCGACGACGGGACGATGGTGAAGGCGCGCACGCTGAAGCCCGGGGACACGCTCATGGGCGCGGACGGCGCGAAGCTGCACCTCACCCGTGTCACGGTGTTCCACTTCAAGGGCCAGGTCTGGAACGTGCGGCCGGAGAGCCACGTGAAGCTGGAGAACGTGATGAACGCGGAGGGCTTCCTCACCGGCTCCGTGCGCTTCCAGAACGAGTGGGCCCAGGACGACTACCGCCTGTCGCTGCGCGATGACGTGGACGTGGGCGGACTCTAG
- a CDS encoding neutral/alkaline ceramidase, which translates to MCAQLNRFVLVLGLVVGAVALGASPSSASPQDACAGNTRFLMGAGMGDITGPAAEVGMMGYGQLSQQTAGIHQRLRSRAFIIESPCNGRRVVFVSADLGMVFQGVKTQVVEKLRARFGEVYGDDNVLISATHTHSGPGGFSHHTFYNLTSLGFVPQNFDAIVSGIVTSVVRAHSRLGEGTLRLASGELLGASRNRSPAAYRLNPPAERALYAQDVDTRMTLLRLTRTDGRDVGLINWFAVHATSMGNTHHFISGDNKGLASYWFEKAHDAGDTFVAAFAQSNEGDVTPNVLGGTNGGGADDFEDTEISARRQFDFASHLWGQTGAPLTGGVDYRHTFVKMDAVDVAPAFTDGRPHRTCPAAIGLSMLAGAEDGPGFGVEGASCAAVHDLWSQFTCALTTTPCQGEKPIVLELGAMQPHPWTPNVLPFQVVTVGPLALVGVPFEMTTMAGRRLRRTVLEQLESVGVTEVIIAGLSNDYAGYVATREEYARQDYEGASTHFGPWTLAAIQQGFDGLAAAIREGQAVSPGPTPPDLRFLQASLQPGVVFDDKLLWVEFGEVYADAQASYGRGDTVRVTFWGAHPKNDLRLEGTYLRVQRKGLIGAWVDVADDSDWETRYSWERENCVPTLGCSHVTVEWRIPGDAAPGTYRILHEGDWKSGWDGRVRPYYGASRAFTVK; encoded by the coding sequence ATGTGTGCACAGCTCAACCGGTTCGTCCTGGTGCTGGGGCTCGTCGTGGGGGCGGTGGCCCTGGGCGCGAGTCCCTCGAGCGCGAGCCCGCAGGACGCCTGTGCGGGCAACACGCGCTTCCTGATGGGGGCGGGGATGGGGGACATCACCGGGCCGGCCGCGGAGGTGGGGATGATGGGCTACGGCCAGCTCTCCCAGCAGACGGCCGGCATCCACCAGCGGCTGCGCTCACGCGCCTTCATCATCGAGTCCCCGTGCAACGGTCGCCGCGTCGTGTTCGTGAGCGCGGACCTGGGGATGGTCTTCCAGGGGGTGAAGACGCAGGTGGTGGAGAAGCTGCGCGCGCGCTTCGGGGAGGTGTACGGCGATGACAACGTGCTCATCAGCGCCACGCACACGCATTCGGGGCCGGGGGGCTTCTCGCACCACACGTTCTACAACCTGACCTCGCTGGGGTTCGTGCCGCAGAACTTCGATGCAATCGTCTCGGGCATCGTCACGTCGGTCGTCCGTGCGCACTCGCGGCTGGGGGAGGGGACGCTGCGCCTGGCGTCGGGGGAGCTCTTGGGGGCCAGCCGCAATCGCTCTCCGGCGGCGTATCGCCTGAACCCTCCGGCGGAGCGGGCCCTGTATGCTCAGGACGTGGACACGCGGATGACGCTGCTGCGCTTGACGCGGACGGATGGGCGCGACGTGGGGCTCATCAACTGGTTCGCGGTGCATGCCACGTCCATGGGCAACACCCACCACTTCATCAGCGGTGACAACAAGGGATTGGCTTCGTATTGGTTCGAGAAGGCTCACGACGCGGGCGACACGTTCGTGGCTGCCTTTGCGCAGTCCAACGAGGGGGATGTGACGCCCAATGTGTTGGGCGGGACGAATGGGGGCGGGGCGGATGACTTCGAGGACACGGAGATTTCGGCCCGGCGTCAGTTCGACTTCGCCTCGCACCTGTGGGGGCAGACGGGGGCGCCGCTGACGGGGGGCGTGGACTACCGGCACACCTTCGTGAAGATGGACGCGGTGGATGTGGCGCCCGCGTTCACGGACGGGCGGCCGCACCGCACGTGTCCCGCGGCGATCGGACTGTCGATGCTCGCGGGGGCGGAGGATGGGCCGGGGTTCGGAGTGGAGGGGGCGTCGTGCGCGGCGGTGCATGACTTGTGGAGCCAGTTCACGTGTGCGCTGACGACGACGCCGTGTCAGGGGGAGAAGCCCATCGTGTTGGAGCTGGGCGCGATGCAGCCGCATCCGTGGACGCCGAATGTGTTGCCATTCCAGGTGGTGACGGTGGGGCCGCTCGCGCTGGTGGGGGTGCCGTTCGAGATGACGACGATGGCGGGGCGTCGCTTGCGGCGGACGGTGCTGGAGCAGCTCGAGTCCGTGGGGGTGACGGAGGTCATCATCGCGGGCCTGTCGAACGACTATGCGGGGTATGTGGCGACGCGAGAGGAGTACGCGCGGCAGGACTACGAGGGGGCGTCGACGCACTTCGGGCCGTGGACGTTGGCGGCCATCCAGCAGGGCTTCGACGGACTGGCGGCGGCGATTCGGGAGGGCCAGGCGGTGTCACCGGGGCCCACGCCGCCGGACCTGCGCTTCCTCCAGGCGAGTCTGCAGCCGGGGGTGGTGTTCGACGACAAGCTGCTCTGGGTGGAGTTCGGGGAGGTGTACGCGGATGCGCAGGCGTCCTATGGGCGTGGGGATACGGTGAGGGTGACGTTCTGGGGGGCGCATCCGAAGAATGACTTGCGGCTGGAGGGGACGTATCTGCGGGTCCAGCGCAAGGGATTGATTGGGGCGTGGGTGGACGTGGCGGACGACAGTGATTGGGAGACCCGGTATTCGTGGGAGCGGGAGAACTGTGTGCCTACGTTGGGGTGCTCGCACGTCACGGTGGAGTGGCGGATTCCGGGGGATGCGGCGCCGGGGACGTATCGCATCCTGCATGAGGGGGACTGGAAGTCCGGGTGGGATGGGCGGGTGCGGCCGTATTACGGGGCGTCTCGGGCCTTCACGGTGAAGTGA
- a CDS encoding M1 family aminopeptidase, with the protein MRSLPRGSTTAMTPGLALAWGLLSLSLAACGPLEAPPQAVDEDGTLSHRYGTLTPRGDFAATVTRYEYEFVTQTGAARSVLMLDVAPPGGDCFVVNAPEGLTDLHWNGAIPLRAESTPEGIRVCGPGLFAGQVKLEARFTVPLQTYDFTQVGFSRKFDRSGNLFTYLLGWVGACDRFGPCDDRTDQLTQYVFTIKHGANERVLCPGKRTRPSTTTTRCELTGLTKAPTYSSFAVASNPAWRSSILTEVPGKFRLELHEVPGGKLASALHGADVRAYLNWIIGELGPLPYGTELRVASAPTEWLGAEHPANLILREDLPDLRRDYANMTLHTLMHEVVHQWAGNRTTLSRPFDFVWKEAIAEYLTYRYELLARPPGEAEQTRAHWDRLARTASYYPQPQDAPPPVFLSYSADVYGTGPLILFLQLEPLLGEDVVLQAIKDFLHQPGDRSVQDLRTALELASGEDLGPYFDAWVHGSGDPDWPYFEVSTEALDGELLVTAVQRSLSGTRYPISVDVLIEGTTEQRVVTLDYGLAPESDTLRVKVPFDEPVTQVTVDPENRVVNRRFLGLNPEPPPERWRL; encoded by the coding sequence ATGCGAAGCCTCCCACGTGGGTCCACGACAGCGATGACACCGGGGCTCGCGCTGGCGTGGGGCCTGCTGTCGCTCTCGCTGGCGGCGTGTGGCCCGCTGGAGGCTCCGCCCCAGGCCGTCGACGAGGACGGCACGCTGTCCCACCGCTACGGGACGCTCACGCCGCGAGGTGACTTCGCGGCCACCGTGACGCGCTACGAATACGAGTTCGTCACGCAGACGGGCGCGGCGCGCTCCGTGTTGATGCTGGATGTCGCCCCGCCCGGAGGCGACTGCTTCGTGGTGAATGCCCCCGAGGGGCTCACCGACCTCCACTGGAACGGCGCCATTCCCTTGCGCGCGGAGTCGACCCCCGAAGGCATCCGCGTCTGTGGCCCGGGGCTCTTCGCGGGACAGGTGAAGCTGGAGGCGCGCTTCACCGTGCCCCTCCAGACGTATGACTTCACCCAGGTGGGCTTCTCGCGGAAGTTCGACCGCTCGGGGAACCTCTTCACCTATCTGCTGGGCTGGGTGGGCGCGTGCGACCGGTTCGGCCCCTGTGACGACCGGACGGACCAGCTCACGCAATACGTCTTCACCATCAAGCACGGCGCCAACGAGCGCGTGCTGTGCCCGGGCAAGCGGACACGCCCCAGCACCACCACCACGCGGTGCGAGCTGACGGGGCTCACCAAGGCGCCCACGTATTCGTCCTTCGCCGTGGCCTCCAACCCCGCATGGCGCTCGAGCATCCTCACGGAGGTGCCCGGCAAGTTCAGGCTGGAGCTGCACGAGGTGCCCGGGGGCAAGCTGGCCTCGGCGCTGCACGGCGCGGACGTCCGGGCCTATCTGAACTGGATCATCGGCGAGCTGGGTCCGCTGCCGTACGGCACGGAGCTGCGCGTCGCGAGCGCGCCCACGGAGTGGCTCGGCGCCGAGCACCCCGCCAACCTCATCCTCCGCGAGGACCTGCCGGACCTGCGACGCGACTATGCGAACATGACCCTGCACACGCTCATGCACGAGGTCGTGCACCAGTGGGCGGGCAATCGCACCACGCTGTCGCGCCCCTTCGACTTCGTGTGGAAGGAAGCCATCGCGGAGTACCTCACGTACCGCTATGAGCTCCTGGCCCGTCCCCCGGGCGAAGCGGAGCAGACCCGGGCGCACTGGGACCGGCTGGCGCGCACCGCCTCGTACTACCCGCAGCCACAGGACGCCCCGCCGCCCGTCTTCCTCTCGTACTCGGCGGATGTCTACGGCACCGGGCCCCTGATTCTCTTCCTCCAGCTGGAGCCGCTGCTCGGCGAGGACGTCGTCCTCCAGGCCATCAAGGACTTCCTGCACCAGCCCGGTGACCGGAGCGTCCAGGACCTGCGCACCGCGCTGGAGCTCGCGTCCGGCGAGGACCTGGGCCCCTACTTCGACGCCTGGGTCCACGGCAGCGGAGACCCGGACTGGCCCTACTTCGAGGTGAGCACCGAGGCGCTCGATGGGGAGCTCCTCGTCACCGCCGTCCAGCGCTCCCTCTCCGGCACGCGCTACCCCATCTCCGTGGACGTCCTCATCGAGGGCACCACCGAGCAGCGCGTCGTCACGCTCGACTACGGACTGGCGCCGGAGTCGGACACCTTGCGCGTGAAGGTGCCCTTCGACGAGCCCGTGACGCAGGTGACGGTGGACCCGGAGAACCGGGTCGTCAATCGCAGGTTCCTCGGGCTCAACCCGGAGCCACCTCCCGAGCGGTGGCGTCTGTAA
- a CDS encoding Hint domain-containing protein: MKRLSSLLVLACAMLSTAASAQLSTRCFTDDQLTTPALAQGRNNWAHKCGYITVAKRDFLNSEGEYQVFSGGCFAFAASGPTATCSFFIPADINAPCIGELVKLGTCVTGCYTAREKVAFNGVYWPIEDAYHAGVRTVTALGKDATRVSPTSGEQPIRAFVAGDTVEDVFALETADGRRVEVTAEHPMVTASGEMVKAKTLQKGDVLLGVHGEKVELRDVSVFRYEGKTWNVQPTSHEKLENVLDVEGLLTGSVRFQNEWAEDHFRLSVRDEVRVDDL, encoded by the coding sequence ATGAAGCGACTGTCGTCTCTGCTTGTCCTTGCGTGCGCGATGCTCTCCACGGCGGCATCGGCGCAGCTCTCCACCCGCTGTTTCACGGACGACCAGCTCACCACGCCCGCCCTGGCCCAGGGCCGCAACAACTGGGCGCACAAGTGCGGCTACATCACCGTGGCCAAGCGGGACTTCCTCAACTCCGAAGGGGAGTACCAGGTGTTCTCCGGTGGCTGCTTCGCCTTCGCGGCCTCGGGCCCCACCGCGACGTGCTCGTTCTTCATCCCCGCCGACATCAACGCGCCCTGCATCGGCGAGCTGGTGAAGCTGGGGACGTGCGTGACGGGCTGCTACACGGCGCGGGAGAAGGTGGCCTTCAATGGCGTGTATTGGCCCATCGAGGACGCGTACCACGCGGGGGTGCGCACCGTGACGGCGCTCGGCAAGGACGCGACGCGGGTGTCGCCCACGTCGGGTGAGCAGCCCATTCGCGCCTTCGTGGCGGGTGACACCGTGGAGGACGTGTTCGCGCTCGAGACGGCGGATGGCCGCCGCGTCGAGGTGACGGCCGAGCACCCCATGGTCACCGCCTCCGGAGAGATGGTGAAGGCCAAGACGCTCCAGAAGGGAGACGTGCTGCTCGGCGTCCACGGCGAGAAGGTGGAGCTGCGCGACGTCTCCGTGTTCCGCTACGAGGGGAAGACCTGGAACGTGCAGCCCACCAGCCACGAGAAGCTCGAGAACGTGCTGGATGTGGAGGGGCTGTTGACGGGCTCGGTGCGCTTCCAGAACGAGTGGGCGGAGGACCACTTCCGGCTGTCTGTGCGGGACGAGGTTCGCGTCGACGACCTCTGA